The following are encoded together in the Candidatus Methylomirabilis sp. genome:
- a CDS encoding type II toxin-antitoxin system VapC family toxin, translated as MVDTSAYSAFMRGHPEFTHALQQTDEIYLNAVIIGELLAGFMRGKYRKKNQLELQQFLTSPRVSIVAINEETAERYAVILDALWKAGTPIPTNDIWIAASAMQHGCRLISADAHYQKVGQIIVEYFEVS; from the coding sequence ATGGTGGACACATCGGCCTACTCGGCGTTCATGCGAGGTCACCCGGAATTCACGCATGCTCTCCAGCAGACCGACGAGATCTATCTTAATGCCGTCATTATAGGTGAACTGCTTGCAGGTTTTATGCGTGGAAAGTACAGAAAAAAGAACCAATTAGAGCTACAGCAGTTCCTGACATCACCGCGAGTGAGCATCGTAGCAATCAATGAGGAGACCGCCGAAAGGTACGCGGTGATCCTCGATGCGCTCTGGAAGGCAGGTACTCCTATACCCACGAACGACATCTGGATCGCGGCAAGCGCCATGCAACACGGGTGTCGCCTCATAAGTGCGGACGCACATTATCAGAAGGTCGGTCAAATCATCGTGGAGTATTTTGAGGTGTCCTGA